From the genome of Muricauda sp. SCSIO 64092, one region includes:
- a CDS encoding zinc-dependent metalloprotease, whose product MTQKLLVRIVILFLFMGSFQTSEAQLFKKKKKKTETKAPEKPKKGAIKPYEKVITKDAKTDDGLFKVHQVEDKHYYEIPDSLFQREMLMVSRISKTATGIGFGGGKINTQVLRWEKKPKKVLLRVVSYGNYAADSLPIHEAVVNSNFEPVLFAFDIKAFNKKDSLNPATVIEIDPLFTKDVNPLGMPDRFRKRYKVSRMDGDRSYIESIKSYPLNIEARHVKTYAAKEPPSNQSMGSISVEINNSMILLPEEPMQRRYFDERVGWFARGQVDYGLDVQKSKTVRYLDRWRLEVKDEDVEKFKAGELVEPKKQIVYYIDRATPEKWRPYIKQGIEDWQVAFEAAGFKNAIIAKDPPTPEEDSEWSPEDVRYSVVRYLASPIPNANGPHVSDPRSGEILESDINWYHNVMSLLRNWFFVQTAAINPEARSMEFRDEIMGRLIRFVSAHEVGHTIGLPHNMGSSVAYPVDSLRSATFTKKYGTAPSIMDYARFNYVAQPGDDGVALMPDIGPYDKHSINWGYRPILGKSAEEEKPILNEWILEYADDPMYRFGHQQVGDVHDPSSQTEDLGDDAVKASTYGIANLKRIIPSLMEWTTEDGKDYEDLKTMYGQVVNQFRRYMGHVSNNIGGVYEYYKTADQEGAVYTHVPTDHQKKCMEFIQTQLFETPEWLLDQEIFNKVQYSGSVERIRALQVGTLNNIMHLGKMARIIENETMNGKGAYGLLEMMRDMRRGIWSETRNGRKIDTYRRNLQKAHIDRLEYLMTAENQKRLSALGGYRKSTVVNTSQSDIRSVARAELNNLKRDIRNGLSRISDSMSRYHLQDALERIDMILDPS is encoded by the coding sequence ATGACGCAAAAATTGTTGGTGAGGATCGTAATCCTTTTCCTTTTTATGGGCTCATTTCAAACTTCCGAAGCCCAACTTTTCAAAAAAAAGAAGAAAAAAACCGAAACAAAGGCCCCGGAAAAACCTAAAAAAGGAGCCATTAAGCCCTATGAAAAAGTAATTACCAAAGATGCCAAAACCGATGACGGCCTTTTTAAGGTACATCAGGTAGAGGACAAACACTACTACGAAATTCCGGATTCCCTATTTCAAAGGGAAATGTTGATGGTGAGCCGAATCTCCAAAACCGCTACGGGAATCGGTTTTGGAGGGGGAAAGATCAATACTCAGGTCTTGCGCTGGGAGAAGAAACCAAAAAAGGTGTTGTTGCGCGTGGTCTCTTATGGAAATTATGCGGCGGATTCCCTTCCCATTCATGAGGCCGTTGTGAATTCCAATTTTGAACCCGTGCTTTTTGCCTTCGATATTAAAGCATTCAACAAAAAGGATTCCTTGAATCCGGCCACGGTAATCGAAATAGATCCCTTATTCACCAAAGATGTGAATCCTTTGGGTATGCCAGATAGGTTTAGGAAAAGATACAAAGTGAGTCGCATGGACGGGGACCGCAGTTATATTGAGTCCATAAAAAGTTACCCCTTGAATATTGAGGCACGTCATGTAAAAACCTATGCTGCTAAGGAACCTCCAAGCAATCAAAGCATGGGTTCAATTTCAGTTGAAATCAATAATTCCATGATCTTGTTGCCCGAAGAACCTATGCAACGTCGCTATTTTGATGAGCGCGTAGGTTGGTTTGCCAGGGGACAGGTAGATTATGGCCTCGATGTCCAAAAGAGCAAGACGGTACGTTATTTAGATCGCTGGCGACTGGAAGTAAAAGATGAAGATGTGGAGAAATTTAAAGCCGGGGAATTGGTGGAACCCAAAAAACAGATTGTCTATTATATTGATCGGGCCACTCCCGAGAAATGGAGGCCTTACATTAAACAGGGCATTGAAGATTGGCAGGTAGCTTTTGAAGCCGCAGGATTTAAAAATGCCATCATTGCCAAAGACCCCCCAACACCGGAAGAAGATTCCGAATGGTCCCCCGAGGATGTTCGGTATTCCGTGGTCCGCTACTTGGCATCGCCAATTCCAAATGCGAACGGGCCCCATGTCAGTGACCCGAGGAGCGGTGAAATTTTGGAATCCGATATCAATTGGTACCACAATGTAATGTCGCTACTTCGCAATTGGTTCTTTGTACAAACGGCAGCTATAAATCCCGAGGCCCGAAGCATGGAGTTCAGGGATGAAATCATGGGACGCTTGATCCGCTTTGTTTCCGCCCATGAAGTAGGCCATACCATAGGGTTGCCACATAATATGGGTAGCAGCGTAGCCTATCCCGTGGATTCGCTGCGTTCGGCCACCTTTACCAAAAAATATGGGACCGCACCTTCCATCATGGACTATGCCCGCTTTAACTATGTAGCACAGCCCGGTGATGATGGGGTGGCCTTAATGCCCGATATTGGTCCTTATGACAAGCACTCAATCAACTGGGGATACCGTCCCATTTTGGGGAAATCGGCAGAGGAGGAAAAACCCATTTTAAATGAGTGGATTTTAGAATATGCGGATGATCCCATGTATCGTTTTGGCCATCAACAAGTAGGGGATGTCCATGATCCAAGTTCCCAAACGGAAGATTTGGGGGACGATGCGGTGAAAGCCAGTACCTATGGTATTGCCAATCTTAAGCGTATAATTCCCAGTCTTATGGAATGGACCACGGAAGACGGTAAGGACTATGAAGATCTAAAAACGATGTACGGTCAGGTTGTAAACCAATTTAGACGATATATGGGACACGTTTCCAACAATATTGGCGGTGTTTATGAATATTACAAGACCGCCGATCAAGAAGGTGCCGTCTATACCCATGTCCCCACGGACCATCAAAAAAAGTGTATGGAATTTATCCAAACCCAGCTTTTTGAAACCCCGGAATGGTTACTTGACCAAGAGATCTTCAACAAGGTGCAGTATTCCGGTTCGGTAGAACGCATTCGGGCGCTGCAGGTCGGAACATTGAACAATATCATGCACTTGGGTAAAATGGCAAGAATCATTGAAAACGAAACCATGAATGGAAAAGGGGCCTATGGGCTTTTGGAAATGATGCGTGATATGCGCCGAGGGATATGGTCCGAAACACGAAACGGAAGAAAAATAGATACCTACAGGCGCAATCTACAAAAGGCACATATTGATCGTCTTGAATATTTGATGACGGCAGAAAACCAGAAAAGGCTATCCGCACTTGGAGGTTACCGAAAATCCACGGTCGTAAATACCAGTCAATCGGATATCCGTTCGGTGGCACGTGCAGAATTGAACAATCTGAAACGGGACATTAGAAATGGTCTTTCAAGAATTTCGGATTCCATGAGCAGATATCACCTTCAGGATGCCTTGGAACGTATTGATATGATTTTGGACCCCAGTTAG